In one Brassica oleracea var. oleracea cultivar TO1000 chromosome C9, BOL, whole genome shotgun sequence genomic region, the following are encoded:
- the LOC106314076 gene encoding F-box protein SKIP19-like: MASSSSSGLFSPEPPLLTQAMKDGECRSWAELPSELTSSILSRLSSIDILENAQKVCTSWHRVCKDTAMWRKIDMRNFGDLVLNLEMMCRHAVDRTQGGLVEIDIWHFGTDSLLSFIADRSSNLRSLRLAMCSPITTDGLTEAIAKLPLLEELEVSYCSLSGESLKLVGQSLPNLKTLKLNRIGLLRPRYESDIDALAIAETMHGLRFLQLFGNILTNGGLNAILDNCPDLEHLDLRFCFNVYNVGDLVTRRCSEKIKVLRLPYDSTDDYPYAGNYYDIDSSDEDSPWPLMAANDYYHSFAGYSDHSDDDY, from the exons ATGGCTTCTTCCTCTTCCTCGGGACTGTTTTCTCCTGAGCCACCGCTTCTGACTCAAGCGATGAAAGACGGAGAGTGTAGAAGCTGGGCTGAGCTTCCGTCTGAATTGACGTCATCGATCCTAAGCAGGCTCAGCTCTATTGACATATTGGAAAACGCTCAGAAAGTGTGTACGTCATGGCATCGCGTCTGTAAAGACACTGCCATGTGGCGGAAGATTGACATGCGTAACTTTGGAGACTTGGTGTTGAACCTCGAGATGATGTGCCGTCACGCAGTTGATCGTACCCAGGGAGGATTGGTTGAGATTGACATTTGGCATTTCGGTACTGATTCTCTCCTCAGCTTCATCGCCGATAG ATCAAGTAACCTGAGAAGCCTTAGACTTGCTATGTGCTCTCCAATAACAACTGATGGACTTACCGAAGCAATTGCGAAGCTTCCATTGCTTGAAGAACTCGAGGTCTCATACTGCTCTTTGTCCGGAGAATCTCTGAAACTTGTCGGCCAGTCTCTTCCTAATCTGAAGACGCTGAAGCTAAACCGCATTGGGTTATTGCGTCCTCGTTACGAGAGTGATATTGATGCCCTAGCTATAGCTGAAACCATGCATGGACTTCGCTTCCTTCAGCTTTTTGGAAACATATTAACAAATGGTGGCTTAAACGCCATTCTTGATAATTGTCCTGATCTTGAACATCTTGATTTACGTTTTTGTTTCAACGTTTACAATGTCGGAGATCTGGTTACGAGGCGATGTTCGGAGAAGATCAAAGTTTTGAGACTACCTTATGACTCGACTGATGATTACCCATATGCTGGGAATTATTACGACATTGATTCATCTGATGAAGATAGCCCATGGCCTCTCATGGCAGCTAATGATTACTACCATAGCTTTGCAGGTTATAGTGACCATTCTGATGATGACTATTAG
- the LOC106316837 gene encoding glucan endo-1,3-beta-glucosidase 12 gives MRNQFWNFLFSLVLLNFISQVRCEATRPVTMIRPESPIRPEGNTTFLDGTTWCVARPSASQAELQRALDWACGIGRVDCSVIEKHGDCYEPDTIWSHASFAFNAYYQTNGNNRIACYFGGTATLTKINPSYGTCSYDVSKSEVSSARSLAEYKPRWMWLMCIGLLLFLYRRS, from the exons ATGAGAAATCAATTTTGGAATTTTCTATTTTCTCTGGTTCTACTAAACTTCATATCCCAAGTACGATGTGAAGCTACAAGACCGGTAACGATGATCCGACCAGAGTCACCGATTCGGCCTGAAGGTAATACAACGTTCTTGGACGGAACAACATGGTGCGTGGCTCGACCAAGTGCGTCTCAGGCTGAGCTACAGAGAGCTCTTGATTGGGCATGTGGTATTGGGAGAGTTGATTGCTCAGTCATCGAGAAACATGGTGACTGTTACGAGCCGGATACGATATGGTCGCACGCATCCTTTGCGTTTAATGCGTATTATCAAACCAATGGTAACAATCGCATCGCTTGTTACTTTGGTGGAACAGCTACACTCACCAAGATAAACCCGA GCTACGGAACGTGCTCCTATGATGTATCCAA ATCGGAAGTCTCCTCCGCAAGATCTCTAGCAGAGTACAAGCCACGGTGGATGTGGCTGATGTGCATAGGACTTTTATTGTTTTTATATCGGCGAAGCTAG
- the LOC106313538 gene encoding cell division cycle protein 123 homolog: MKEEEVNRCQIQNWYPKFKSLTIKTKLHKLPESFVNYLLDDSGPFLLPSSVTNENAMPNRVHNPEEEDESSSSSSDDETDPPPPPPSFPELEIEIKDSIEALGGSIFPKLNWSAPKDAAWISPSQSLSCSCFSEIALLLRSSDSILHDLCEAYDSCSDNKAASSRRRPESFFLALRKWYPSLKPEMEFRCFVKGNELVGVCQREVTTFYPVVVSEKEVLKGLIEEFFDVNVRSVFELEDYVFDVYVTKERRVKVVDFNTWCGSTLPLMFSWEELEGFRVGGELELRIVESRRGVLPGLKTAVPYDYIDVSSGSGWDQVLKKAEEELRNEN; the protein is encoded by the coding sequence ATGAAGGAAGAGGAAGTAAACCGGTGCCAGATTCAGAACTGGTACCCGAAATTCAAATCCCTAACCATCAAAACCAAACTCCACAAGCTTCCAGAGTCCTTCGTCAACTACCTCCTCGACGACTCCGGCCCTTTCCTCCTCCCTTCCTCCGTCACCAACGAGAACGCGATGCCTAACAGAGTCCACAACCCCGAAGAAGAAGACGAATCATCATCATCATCATCAGACGACGAAACTGATCCTCCCCCGCCGCCGCCGTCGTTCCCGGAGCTCGAAATCGAGATCAAGGACTCAATCGAAGCCCTAGGCGGATCGATCTTCCCGAAGCTGAACTGGAGCGCGCCGAAGGACGCGGCGTGGATAAGCCCCTCGCAGAGTCTCAGCTGCTCTTGCTTCAGCGAGATCGCTCTCCTGCTCCGCTCCTCGGACTCGATCCTCCACGACCTCTGCGAGGCGTACGATTCCTGCAGCGATAATAAAGCCGCCTCCTCGAGGAGGAGGCCGGAGAGCTTCTTCCTCGCGCTGCGGAAGTGGTACCCTTCTTTAAAGCCGGAGATGGAGTTTCGATGCTTCGTGAAAGGGAACGAGCTCGTTGGGGTTTGCCAGCGTGAAGTGACGACGTTTTACCCTGTGGTTGTTAGCGAGAAGGAGGTTCTCAAGGGGTTGATTGAGGAGTTTTTTGATGTGAACGTGAGGAGTGTGTTTGAGTTGGAGGATTATGTGTTTGATGTTTATGTGACGAAGGAGAGGAGGGTTAAGGTTGTGGATTTTAATACGTGGTGCGGGTCGACGTTGCCGTTGATGTTTAGTTGGGAGGAGCTTGAGGGGTTTAGGGTTGGTGGTGAGTTGGAGTTGAGGATTGTTGAGAGCCGGCGCGGTGTGCTTCCGGGTTTGAAGACGGCGGTGCCTTATGATTATATTGATGTGAGTAGTGGTAGTGGGTGGGATCAGGTTCTTAAGAAGGCGGAAGAGGAGCTTCGGAATGAGAATTAG
- the LOC106317306 gene encoding LOW QUALITY PROTEIN: putative auxin response factor 21 (The sequence of the model RefSeq protein was modified relative to this genomic sequence to represent the inferred CDS: deleted 1 base in 1 codon), whose amino-acid sequence MANNQIMNAQPKFRGTEGVNRYLYDQLWKLCAGSLFDLPKIGEEVYYFPQGHIEQLVASANDNLCQLKPIFDISSRIRCNVISIKLKVETNSDEVYAKVSLLTCPPEVEILFPNDNNEQNIKYFTKVLTASDISPHGDFILFKKDAIECLPPLDMSQLTPSQEIVAKDLHDHVWKFKHTFRGTPKKHFFTSGWKEFVRGKSLAVGDSFVFLRGENGESRVGIRKAAHQQSDMSSSVISKESMHHGFIASASNAIHTKCMFDVFYKPKSSKFIVNCDKFLDAVTRKFNTSSRFTMKFEGHDFNQITYSGTIVKVEDFSIYWKGSEWRNLQVQWDEPATIPRPNKVSPWEIEPLIPSSNIFKSVIRKNKRQREINEFGPIMSKPDYNHQMVQSTKENSTTNASSSFRLFGVDLTASSKARDVLEPLESYQNNKISEIFEEEKLDQIQAVTSLTEIQRKEISFTTSSTKVHMESVVKTVDLTVFDGYNHMIVELEKLFNIEGKLHMHSQWKLTFKVHEGDMMLVGDDLWPKFCNIVKEIFISSK is encoded by the exons ATGGCGAATAACCAAATTATGAATGCACAACCTAAATTTCGAG GAACTGAGGGTGTCAATAGATATTTGTATGATCAGTTATGGAAGTTATGTGCTGGATCTTTGTTTGATCTCCCAAAAATTGGAGAAGAAGTTTATTATTTTCCTCAAGGGCACATAGAACAG CTTGTAGCATCAGCAAATGACAACCTGTGCCAATTAAAACCAATTTTTGATATTTCTTCAAGAATTCGTTGTAATGTTATTAGTATCAAGCTTAAG GTGGAGACCAATTCAGATGAAGTTTACGCAAAAGTTTCGTTGTTGACATGTCCACCT GAAGTTGAGATCTTGTTTCCTAATGACAACAACGAACAAAACATTAAATATTTTACTAAGGTGTTAACTGCTTCGGATATCAGTCCACATGGTGATTTTATCTTATTT AAAAAAGATGCCATTGAATGTCTTCCTCCATTG GATATGTCACAGCTAACACCGAGTCAAGAGATAGTTGCTAAAGATCTCCATGATCATGTCTGGAAATTTAAACACACTTTTAGAG GTACACCAAAAAAACATTTTTTCACATCTGGTTGGAAAGAGTTTGTAAGAGGAAAAAGTTTGGCCGTTGGAGACTCTTTCGTATTCCTTAG AGGAGAGAACGGGGAATCACGAGTTGGAATTAGAAAAGCAGCTCATCAACAAAGCGACATGTCATCATCTGTAATTTCAAAAGAGAGTATGCACCATGGTTTCATTGCTTCTGCATCGAATGCTATTCACACCAAATGTATGTTTGATGTGTTTTATAAGCCAAA GTCGAGCAAATTCATTGTCAACTGCGACAAATTCTTAGATGCAGTGACCAGGAAGTTCAATACAAGTTCAAGATTTACTATGAAGTTTGAAGGACATGATTTCAATCAAATAAC ATATTCTGGGACAATAGTAAAAGTGGAAGATTTCTCCATTTATTGGAAGGGTTCAGAATGGCGAAACCTACAA GTACAGTGGGATGAGCCTGCAACAATTCCTAGGCCTAATAAGGTCTCTCCATGGGAGATAGAGCCTTTAATACCTTCATCAAACATTTTCAAGTCAGTTATTCGAAAAAACAAACGCCAACGCGAAATAAACGAATTTG GTCCTATTATGTCCAAACCAGATTACAATCACCAAATGGTCCAGTCAACAAAAGAAAATTCAACCACCAATGCATCTAGTAGCTTCAGATTGTTTGGAGTTGATCTAACGGCTTCTAGCAAAGCAAGAGATGTTTTGGAACCACTCGAATCATACCAAAATAATAAAATTTCTGAAATCTTTGAAGAAGAAAAGCTTGATCAAATTCAAGCAGTGACATCACTAACAGAAATCCAAAGGAAGGAAATAAGTTTTACTACAAGTAGTACTAAG GTTCACATGGAAAGTGTTGTTAAAACTGTGGATTTAACTGTTTTTGATGGATATAATCACATGATCGTTGAACTAGAAAAACTCTTTAATATCGAAGGCAAGTTGCATATGCACAGTCAATGGAAACTAACTTTTAAAGTTCATGAAGGAGATATGATGCTTGTTGGAGACGATCTATGGCC GAAATTTTGCAACATCGTGAAGGAAATATTCATATCTTCCAAATAG
- the LOC106314075 gene encoding putative F-box/LRR-repeat protein 23, whose product MDLRLFDHQTNMASSSSLAPPSLTPVMKDGECRNWAELPSDLTSWILSKLSAVDILQNAQKVCTKWHRVCKDPAMWRKIDMRNSGDLRYNLVMMCLVDSSIRSQRGFVEIDIWHFGTDSLLNYISHRSSNLRSLRLAVCYPITTYGLTDALMKLPLLEELEVSYCSLSAESLEVVGQSCPNLKTLKLNREVLHRFSFFSEDDDALAIAETMPRLRHLQLFGNKLTDADDGLKAILDNCPDLEHLDLGHCLNVNFSGDLEKRCSERIKVLGRPGSERIFDFSIFEDSVTLDTDY is encoded by the exons ATGGACTTGAGACTGTTTGATCATCAGACAAATATGGCTTCTTCCTCTAGCTTGGCGCCACCGTCTTTGACTCCGGTGATGAAGGACGGAGAGTGTAGAAACTGGGCGGAGCTTCCGTCTGACTTAACGTCATGGATCCTGAGCAAGCTCAGCGCGGTTGATATTTTGCAAAATGCTCAGAAAGTGTGTACAAAATGGCATCGCGTATGTAAAGACCCTGCCATGTGGCGCAAGATTGACATGCGTAACTCTGGAGACTTGCGGTACAACCTCGTGATGATGTGCCTCGTAGATAGC TCGATTCGTAGCCAAAGAGGCTTTGTTGAGATTGACATTTGGCACTTCGGTACTGATTCTCTCCTCAACTACATCTCCCATAG GTCAAGTAACCTGAGAAGCCTTAGACTTGCAGTGTGTTATCCAATAACAACTTATGGACTTACTGACGCACTTATGAAGCTTCCATTGCTTGAAGAACTCGAGGTCTCATACTGCTCACTGTCCGCAGAGTCTCTGGAAGTTGTAGGCCAGTCTTGTCCTAACCTGAAGACACTGAAGCTAAACCGCGAGGTCCTACATCGTTTTTCTTTCTTCAGTGAGGACGACGATGCTCTAGCTATAGCTGAAACAATGCCCAGACTTAGACACCTCCAGCTTTTCGGAAACAAATTAACAGACGCTG ATGATGGTTTAAAAGCCATTCTTGATAATTGTCCTGATCTTGAACATCTTGATCTAGGTCATTGTCTCAATGTTAACTTTTCCGGAGATCTGGAGAAGCGTTGTTCTGAGAGGATTAAAGTTTTGGGACGACCTGGTAGTGAGAGAATTTTCGATTTTTCTATATTTGAGGACTCCGTCACGCTAGATACTGATTATTGA